The following proteins come from a genomic window of Rutidosis leptorrhynchoides isolate AG116_Rl617_1_P2 chromosome 10, CSIRO_AGI_Rlap_v1, whole genome shotgun sequence:
- the LOC139871708 gene encoding uncharacterized protein, with translation MEKNTRDYLRVTRKDSNRIARLTISRRRPEFTDTFYDNFALKGTRVDGLERGSITCSFIVPRRLTDRNGDLAVGAIANLVDAIGGAMAYEKNAPMKLSVDMSISYLSTAKLNDELEIRGKLLGEKDGYSGTLVVLKNKSTGEIIAEGRHSLMCILTSKI, from the exons ATGGAGAAGAACACAAGAGACTATCTACGAGTAACTCGCAAAGATTCGAATCGAATTGCTCGACTCACCATATCACGTCGAAGACCTGAGTTCACGGACACCTTTTACGACAACTTTGCACTCAAAGGCACTCGAGTTGATGGACTAGAACGTGGTTCTATAACTTGCTCTTTCATAGTCCCCCGTCGCCTAACC GATCGGAATGGAGATCTAGCCGTTGGAGCAATTGCGAATTTAGTAGATGCAATTGGAGGGGCTATGGCGTACGAAAAGAATGCACCTATGAAACTCTCTGTCGATATGTCTATTTCTTATCTTTCTACTGCGAAACTTAAT GATGAACTGGAAATTAGAGGAAAGCTTTTGGGTGAAAAAGATGGATATAGTGGGACACTTGTTgttctcaagaacaaatcgactGGAGAGATAATTGCAGAAGGACGGCATTCTTTAATGTGTATACTAACTAGCAAGATTTAA